From a single Mycosarcoma maydis chromosome 2, whole genome shotgun sequence genomic region:
- a CDS encoding 60S ribosomal protein eL14 translates to MPASFKRYVEVGRVVLVEEGPSAGELAVIVEVIDQNRAIIDSPSTGVTRQAFAFKHLTLTKLTVPGLPRGAGSTAVKKFFDKAGVAEKWAQSGWAKKRAAIKVRRSLSDFDRFNVMLLKKQRRSVVSPATKKASA, encoded by the exons ATGCCTGCTTCTTTCAAGCGTTACGTTGAGGTTGGCCGCGTCGTTCTCGTCGAGGAGGGCCCCTCCGCCGGCGAGCtcgccgtcatcgtcgAGGTCATTGACCAGAACAGG GCCATCATTGACTCGCCCTCCACCGGTGTCACCCGCCAGGCGTTTGCCTTTAAGCACCTGACGCtcaccaagctcaccgTGCCCGGCCTGCCCCGTGGTGCTGGCTCGACAGCCGTTAAGAAGTTCTTTGACAAGGCTGGTGTTGCCGAGAAGTGGGCTCAGTCCGGTTgggccaagaagcgtgctGCCATCAAGGTGCGCCGCTCGCTGTCGGACTTTGACCGCTTCAACGTTatgctgctcaagaagcagcgccGCAGCGTTGTCTCGCCCGCTACCAAGAAGGCCTCTGCTTAA
- a CDS encoding 60S ribosomal protein eL42: MVNVPKTRRTYCKGKPCKKHTPHKITQYKTGKASLYAQGKRRYDRKQKGYGGQTKPVFHKKAKTTKKVVLRLECTQCKYRSHVALKRCKHFELGGDKKQKNAALVF, from the exons ATGGTCAACGTTCCCAAGACGCGCAGGACTTACTGCAAGGGCAAGCCCTGCAAGAAGCACAC CCCTCACAAGATCACCCAGTACAAGACTGGTAAGGCTTCGCTCTACGCCCAGGGTAAGCGTCGTTACGACAGGAAGCAGAAGGGTTACGGTGGTCAGACCAAGCCCGTCTTCCacaagaaggccaagacCACCAAGAAGGTCGTGCTTCGTCTCGAGTGCACCCAGTGCAAGTACCGATCGCACGTTGCCCTCAAGCGATGCAAGCacttcgagctcggtggtgacaagaagcagaagaacGCCGCCCTTGTCTTCTAA
- a CDS encoding putative zuotin produces the protein MSVFIDLPYELSAAPAGFKPGQSSASTLSAPSTHVLQPVGPAFLAHKRRELNKLTFAEDDKIISDSLAAAAAAAAANGEDDAGVGDEEESEELLARDPKEWKTQDHYAVLGLSALRWKATQEQIKIAHRKKVLKHHPDKKAGSSGLTSDDSFFKCIAKAHEILSNPEKRRQFDSVDESIDDEAVPTGKEAAEKFYALWGPIFEREGRFSEPKNGPVPKLGDANSTRDQVNEFYDFFYNFDSWRSFEYLDKEINEGSDNRDDKRYTEKKNRNERARRKKEDNARLRNLVDKALSIDPRIKQFKAEDKAAREAKKNKGRPGANGASAGVDPRKAAEDKKKAEEEAKRKAESEAKAAEQEKAAKADAKKLKEAAKKAIKKEKKALNKLITDNNYFQSSAPTPQLIEAQLNELDALCEKLEAAKLAEYRKKAEAAPAADAVKAEFANAAKAAGIESSAFA, from the coding sequence ATGTCCGTCTTTATCGACCTTCCCTACGAGCTCTCGGCGGCTCCTGCCGGCTTCAAGCCTGGCCAGTCGTCGGCTAGTACCCTCTCGGCGCCTTCTACCCACGTCCTTCAGCCCGTTGGGCCTGCCTTCCTCGCGCacaagcgacgagagctcaacaagctcacctttgccgaggacgacaaGATCATCTCGGATTCTcttgccgccgctgccgccgccgctgctgccaatgGAGAAGATGATGCCGGCGTcggtgacgaggaggaaTCCGAGGAGCTCCTCGCCCGCGACCCCAAGGAGTGGAAGACGCAAGACCACTATGCGGTGCTTGGTCTGTCGGCTTTGCGATGGAAGGCGACTCAGGagcagatcaagatcgCTCACCGCAAGAAGGTGCTCAAGCACCACCCCGACAAGAAAGCCGGCTCTTCGGGCCTCACTTCCGACGACTCGTTCTTCAAGTGTATCGCCAAAGCACACGAGATTTTGAGCAACCCCGAGAAGCGTCGCCAGTTTGATTCTGTTGacgagtcgatcgacgatgaagcCGTTCCCACAGGTAAGGAGGCTGCTGAAAAGTTCTACGCTCTCTGGGGTCCCATCTTTGAGCGCGAGGGACGTTTCTCCGAGCCCAAGAACGGACCGGTACCCAAGCTTGGAGACGCCAACTCGACGCGTGACCAGGTCAACGAGTTCTACGACTTTTTCTACAACTTTGACTCGTGGCGATCGTTCGAGTACCTTGACAAGGAGATCAACGAGGGCTCCGACAACCGTGACGATAAGCGATACACTGAGAAGAAGAACCGAAATGAACGTGCTCGCAGAAAGAAGGAGGACAACGCTCGTCTGCGcaacctcgtcgacaaGGCGCTTTCCATCGACCCTCGTATCAAGCAGTTCAAGGCTGAAGAcaaagctgctcgcgaggccaagaagaacaaagGTCGTCCTGGCGCCAATGGTGCTTctgctggcgtcgatccACGCAAGGCTGCCGaagacaagaagaaggccgaagaagaagccaagcgcaaagctgAATCAGAGGCCAAAGCTGCCGAACAGGAGAAGGCTGCCAAAGCTGATGCGAAAAAGCTCAAGGAAGCCGCCAAGAAGGCGATTaagaaggaaaagaagGCGCTCAACAAACTCATCACCGACAACAACTACTTCCAATCCTCGGCACCCACGCCGCAGCTCATCGAGGCGCAGCTCAACGAACTCGACGCCCTTTGCGAAAAGCTCGAAGCCGCCAAGCTCGCAGAGTACAGGAAGAAGGCCGAGGCCGCTCCCGCCGCCGACGCGGTCAAGGCCGAGTTCGCCAACGCTGCAAAGGCGGCTGGCATCGAATCTTCCGCTTTTGCTTAG
- a CDS encoding putative serine--tRNA ligase — protein sequence MIDLLLLQPDKGGNPQLVKDSQKKRNASEELVDEVLALYKNWVSLQKDLDVARRDVNAVQAEITKLRKAKENADEQMAKKKELDAKVNQLKPTVVAAEQEMKTKAMQIGNIVGDKVPISNTEDDNAELRKWHPDGPNAQVEKKEGILSHHEVMYRLELFDTERGTKISGHRGFFLTGDGVDLNQALINYGLDFLRKKDYKKIMTPFMMRKEVMAKTAQLDQFDEELYKVTGDEDDKYLIATSEQPISALHSDEVFTEPAKQLPIRYAGYSTCFRKEAGSHGKDTWGIFRVHQFEKVEQFCITDPASSWDMLEQMLANSEEFYQSLQLPYHVVAIVSGALNNAAAMKYDLEAWFPFQGEYKELVSCSNCTDYQSRRLDVRCGFKKPGDTKQTFVHMLNGTLCATERALCCVVENWQTPEGLKIPPPLQPYMGGRDFLPWVRELPKNTTSQKKK from the coding sequence ATGATCGACCTCTTGCTTCTCCAGCCCGACAAGGGCGGCAATCCGCAACTCGTCAAGGATTCGCAAAAGAAGCGAAACGCCTCCGaggagctcgtcgacgaagTGCTCGCCCTCTACAAGAACTGGGTTTCGCTTCAAAAGGATCTCGATGTCGCGCGTCGAGATGTCAACGCCGTCCAGGCTGAGAtcaccaagctgcgcaaagCCAAAGAGAACGCCGATGAGCagatggccaagaagaaggagctcgatgccAAGGTCAACCAACTCAAGCCTACCGTCGTAGCTGCCGAACAGGAGATGAAGACCAAAGCCATGCAGATCGGCAACATTGTCGGCGACAAGGTACCTATCAGCAATACCGAAGACGACAATGCCGAGCTTCGCAAGTGGCACCCGGATGGGCCCAACGCACaggtggagaagaaggagggCATTTTGAGTCACCACGAGGTCATGTACCGCCTGGAACTGTTCGACACGGAACGTGGAACCAAGATCTCGGGTCATCGTGGATTCTTTCTCACTGGCGACGGTGTCGATCTCAACCAGGCGCTCATCAACTACGGCCTGGACTTTTTGCGTAAAAAGGACTACAAGAAGATCATGACGCCCTTTATGATGCGTAAGGAAGTCATGGCCAAGACggcgcagctcgaccagTTTGACGAAGAGCTTTACAAGGTGACGGGGGATGAAGATGACAAGTACCTGATCGCCACCTCGGAACAGCCCATCTCGGCGCTGCACTCGGATGAAGTGTTTACCGAACccgccaagcagctgccCATTCGCTACGCCGGCTACTCGACCTGTTTCCGCAAAGAAGCCGGATCGCACGGCAAGGACACCTGGGGAATCTTCCGTGTCCACCAATTTGAAAAAGTGGAACAATTCTGCATCACCGACCCCGCTTCGTCATGGGACATGCTCGAACAGATGCTCGCCAACTCGGAAGAGTTCTACCAGTCGTTGCAACTGCCGTACCATGTTGTAGCCATCGTCTCTGGTGCGCTCAACAACGCAGCTGCCATGAAGTACGACTTGGAAGCCTGGTTCCCGTTCCAGGGAGAGTACAAGGAGCTTGTCTCGTGCAGCAACTGCACTGACTACCAGTCCAGACGTCTGGACGTGAGGTGCGGTTTCAAGAAGCCCGGCGACACCAAGCAGACTTTCGTTCACATGCTCAACGGTACGCTTTGTGCTACCGAGAGAGCGCTCTGCTGCGTGGTCGAGAATTGGCAGACTCCAGAGGGACTCAAGATTCCCCCACCACTCCAGCCCTACATGGGCGGAAGGGACTTCTTGCCTTGGGTCAGGGAGTTGCCCAAGAACACGACTAGCCAAAAGAAGAAGTAA